GTGATTGCCTGTGCCATGGCGCGCTCCGATCAAAAAGGCAAAAATCAGGAGCATCAGTCTAGTCATCATTGAAGGATGGAGACAATGCCGGAGACCGTGATTCGAGATGCTCGCCCCGCTGATGCCGAAGCCATGGCGTCCTTGTACAACCATTACGTTCGCGAAAGCATCGCGACCTTTGAAACGGAACCGGTAGCGGCGGTGGAAATGGCCCGGCGCATCCAGAAAGTAAAGGCATCGTCATTGCCCTAGCGGGTGGCGGAAATCGCGGGCGGATTGTCGGGATACGCTTACGCCACCCGTTGGCATGATCGCCACGCCTACCGGTTCAGCGTTGAATCCACGGTATACATTGATGCCGGGGTGGTTGGCCAGGGCCTGGGAGAGCGTCTGTACCTGTCTTTACTGTCGCAACTTCGTCATCAGGGGCTGCATGCGGTGATGGCGGTTATCGCCTTGCCGAACGCCGCCAGTGTGGCGCTGCACGAGAAAGTCGGGTTCCGGCAAAGCGGCTGTTTGCGTGCGGTGGGCCGCAAATTCGAGCGCTGGATCGATGTCGGATACTGGCAGTGTTTCCTGACGGACGCGCCGGAGCCATAGTCGCCGCTCATGACAGGGGCGGCGCAAATAGTATGTGTCCCCTTTGACTGACGAGACGCCGTTCCCTTTCCGGTTGTTGACACCAGCCTGGTGGCTGCTTAAAAGGGGAAGGGGAAACAGTCTGTTTCTTGATGATGGAACAACAGAATAACTAAGGGATGAGAACCATGGAATTCAGTGATGAGCAAGACCCCTATACCCGCGACGATTTCAAAACGGAAATTGAAGAAGCCATTACCCGTCTGGAAAAGGCCAATGATGTGGCGCAGGAGGCGGTGAGTTTTCATCTGGCTCGCGCCTCCGGTTTGTTCTTCAGCCGCTTCGGCACCATGGATGAGTTCATGATGGCCTCG
This sequence is a window from Alloalcanivorax dieselolei B5. Protein-coding genes within it:
- a CDS encoding GNAT family N-acetyltransferase gives rise to the protein MAEIAGGLSGYAYATRWHDRHAYRFSVESTVYIDAGVVGQGLGERLYLSLLSQLRHQGLHAVMAVIALPNAASVALHEKVGFRQSGCLRAVGRKFERWIDVGYWQCFLTDAPEP
- a CDS encoding GNAT family N-acetyltransferase, translated to MPETVIRDARPADAEAMASLYNHYVRESIATFETEPVAAVEMARRIQKVKASSLP